Proteins encoded in a region of the Bactrocera tryoni isolate S06 chromosome 4, CSIRO_BtryS06_freeze2, whole genome shotgun sequence genome:
- the LOC120773450 gene encoding uncharacterized protein LOC120773450, with protein MNMANCCKDCDRLQPRSSGSAPVRPEFQQPTMYDHFQNFQRFKMQKQEAQAIEKRKEELLKMNTNFTNWNPSCSKEMFDQFSTQDVALFRQQIRLAQNGERSILESLTAPTEGGASSIGGTATVAGTGTGTGTSVGDKSLKKKDSLLTISRTPVQCPIGACGRTIGVTSVLSHYLRDHSEDFGVQCQEIYGGKRSVLIFDATTLDFRDNVCLGVLAYGGIKEKCSDPPAQRGICIHNAFLPKPHEHLDAHLPILIMACRTSWSAMLKDKQLETRITKPEDSNQHLLVIWLVSVQSTKPIHCTLTAYDRTMTSSRSVIAQVRQLNESQNPSEFLINDANSLRLSNGEINILSHDGNDCVHLEVMINEYDQ; from the exons ATGAACATGGCCAATTGCTGTAAGGATTGTGATAGATTGCAGCCACGGTCATCGGGCAGCGCACCGGTGCGCCCCGAATTCCAGCAGCCCACCATGTATGAtcactttcaaaattttcaacgcttcaaaatgcaaaaacaagagGCGCAGGCCATTGAAAAGCGCAAGGAAGAACTACTAAAAATGAACACGAACTTCACAAATTGGAATCCCAGCTGCAGCAAAGAGATGTTCGATCAGTTCAGCACACAAGATGTGGCGTTGTTTCGGCAGCAAATTCGTTTGGCACAAAATGGAGAGCGTTCGATATTGGAGAGCCTCACAGCGCCAACTGAAGGCGGCGCTTCAAGTATCGGTGGCACTGCTACGGTCGCAGGTACTGGTACCGGCACTGGTACAAGCGTCGGCGACAAGTCGCTGAAGAAGAAGGACTCGCTGCTGACGATCTCACGTACACCCGTACAGTGCCCCATTGGCGCTTGTGGTCGAACTATAGGCGTCACTTCGGTGTTGTCGCATTACCTGCGTGATCACAGCGAAGACTTTGGTGTGCAGTGTCAAGAAATTTACGGCGGGAAGCGCTCAGTGTTGATTTTCGATGCCACTACTCTGGATTTCCGTGATAATGTGTGTTTGGGTGTGCTCGCCTACGGAGGCATCAAGGAGAAGTG CTCAGATCCGCCCGCTCAGCGTGGTATTTGCATACACAACGCCTTCCTGCCAAAGCCGCATGAACATCTTGACGCACATTTGCCTATACTGATAATGGCTTGCCGCACGTCTTGGAGTGCTATGCTGAAGGATAAGCAGCTCGAAACTCGAATAACGAAGCCAGAGGACTCGAATCAACACCTACTCGTGATTTGGCTGGTGAGCGTGCAGTCCACCAAGCCTATACATTGCACCCTCACCGCCTATGATAGGACAATGACTTCGTCGCGCAGTGTCATCGCACAAGTGCGTCAGCTCAACGAGTCCCAAAACCCGAGTGAATTTCTGATTAACGATGCGAACAGTTTACGTCTGAGTAATGGCGAAATCAATATACTTTCACATGATGGCAACGATTGCGTTCACCTGGAGGTTATGATCAACGAATACgaccaataa
- the LOC120774973 gene encoding peptide transporter family 1-like isoform X1, whose protein sequence is MTEENENKPNNGVAQGTEPEITGNGKSANDDIHEPTAIADKSLDTPIVPIFGATAKDKNGAVEDSSIEPLSNVSEAEGQVKKLPYPKSVFFIISNEFCERFNYYGMRTILVLYLSRQLGYDDDTATVIFHIFTMFVYFLCVFGAIVSDSWLGKFKTIFYLSLVYVAGSVLVALGAVPPLNLPDTEFTMIGLSLIALGSGGIKPCVSAFGGDQFKIPEQVKQMTTFFSLFYFSINAGSLISTTVTPILREDVHCFGEKECYSLAFGVPAILMAVSIIVFVLGRPLYKSKPPAGNMVVLVSKTIGNAIATKWREKKTNPREHWLDYADKKYDRQLIEDVKVLMRVLVLYLPLPIFWALFDQQGSRWTIQATRMDGDMGSWNIKPDQMQMINPFLILAFIPLYELAFYPLLAFVGIRRPLQKLTLGGIFAGIAFVVSGLVELSLEDTYPILPTAGNAQLRVYNGENCDYAITSNLTGLNFDIASLDMFVNRSINIDSTNHLYVEFEFTEKAGLNCFEFPKQTFVFDTTTAHYLFLNSKNTTHPLIWGQDTISKPSRGYPFVRTLANVQAGRQIEWRNKKGSIEHTEPANLRNETELKSGDYDVLVDNTLAATEYLSVGGRYTIIINEETTGVYRSNVIIVTEPNSMSIFWLIPQYVIMTLGEVMFSVTGLEFSYAQAPVTMKSVLQACWLLTVAFGNVIVVIIAELKLFDSQADEFFLFAGLMFVDMIIFMFVAYRYKPNNPAAHSEVEPLTPAETNEKVGIDNVAKTIDE, encoded by the exons ATGACGGAGGAAAATG aAAATAAGCCTAATAATGGCGTTGCACAAGGCACTGAACCAGAAATAACTGGAAATGGCAAATCGGCGAACGATGATATTCATGAGCCTACAGCAATTGCCGATAAATCACTGGATACTCCGATTGTACCTATATTCGGCGCAACAGCGAAGGATAAAAATGGTGCGGTGGAGGATAGCAGCATCGAACCTCTTTCCAATGTTTCTGAAGCAGAGGGACAAGTTAAG aAACTACCATATCCGAAATCAGTATTCTTTATCATCAGTAATGAGTTCTGCGAACGCTTCAACTATTATGGCATGCGAA CAATTCTTGTTTTGTACCTGAGTCGGCAACTAGGTTATGACGATGACACCGCTACCGTTATATTCCACATCTTCACTATGTTTGTGTATTTCTTATGCGTCTTTGGTGCTATAGTTTCGGACAGTTGGCTTGGCAAATTCAAAACGATCTTCTATCTCTCGCTCGTCTATGTTGCTGGTTCAGTGTTGGTTGCTCTTGGTGCAGTGCCACCATTGAATTTGCCTGATACGGAATTTACCATGATCGGTTTGTCATTAATAGCTTTGGGTTCGGGCGGCATAAAACCGTGCGTCTCTGCATTTGGTGGCGATCAGTTTAAGATTCCCGAACAAGTGAAGCAAATGACCACCTTCTTCTCACTCTTCTACTTTTCGATCAATGCTGGTTCATTGATTTCGACTACAGTAACACCAATTTTACGCGAGGATGTGCACTGCTTTGGCGAAAAAGAGTGTTATTCATTGGCCTTTGGCGTACCGGCTATTCTTATGGCAGTTTCGATAA TTGTCTTCGTGTTGGGTCGTCCACTTTACAAGAGCAAACCGCCGGCAGGAAATATGGTCGTGTTAGTCAGCAAAACCATTGGT AACGCAATTGCTACTAAATGGCGTGAGAAGAAGACCAATCCTCGCGAACACTGGTTGGACTATGCCGATAAGAAATATGACCGTCAATTGATCGAAGATGTCAAAGTGTTGATGCGTGTGCTTGTACTCTATTTGCCTTTGCCCATTTTTTGGGCGCTCTTCGACCAGCAGGGTTCACGTTGGACTATTCAGGCAACGCGTATGGATGGCGACATGGGCTCGTGGAATATCAAACCAGATCAAATGCAAATGATAAATCCTTTCTTAATTCTGGCCTTCATTCCTCTTTACGAACTCGCCTTCTATCCTCTGCTTGCTTTCGTCGGCATTCGTCGTCCATTGCAAAAGTTAACATTGGGAGGAATTTTTGCGGGCATAGCTTTCGTTGTTTCCGGTCTCGTGGAGCTAAGCCTGGAG GACACCTATCCAATTCTGCCAACAGCTGGAAATGCGCAACTTCGTGTCTACAATGGCGAAAACTGTGACTATGCCATCACCTCTAATTTGACCGGTTTAAACTTCGACATTGCTTCGCTCGATATGTTTGTGAACCGCAGCATCAATATTGACTCAACGAATCATCTGTATGTCGAATTTGAGTTCACCGAGAAAGCCGGTCTAAACTGCTTTGAATTTCCAAAGCAGACCTTTGTTTTCgatacaacaacagcacattatttgtttttgaactCGAAAAACACCACACATCCGTTAATATGGGGGCAAGACACGATAAGCAAACCCAGTCGCGGTTATCCGTTTGTACGTACTTTGGCGAACGTTCAGGCAGGTCGACAAATTGAGTGGAGGAATAAGAAAGGCTCCATCGAGCACACAGAACCCGCCAATTTGCGCAACGAAACCGAGCTAAAATCTGGCGATTATGATGTTTTGGTCGATAACACGCTAGCTGCCACGGAGTATCTCAGTGTTGGTGGCAGATACACAATCATAATAAATGAAGAAACAACTGGTGTTTATAGAAGTAATGTCATTATTGTAACGGAACCAAATTCGATGTCCATTTTCTGGTTAATTCCGCAATACGTAATTATGACACTCGGTGAGGTTATGTTTTCGGTGACTGGTCTTGAGTTTTCATACGCGCAAGCGCCGGTAACAATGAAATCGGTACTGCAAGCCTGTTGGCTACTTACAGTTGCATTCGGTAATGTGATCGTCGTGATTATTGCCGAATTGAAACTCTTCGATTCACAAGCCGACGAGTTCTTCCTCTTCGCTGGCCTTATGTTTGTCGATATGATCATCTTTATGTTTGTTGCCTACCGGTACAAGCCAAATAATCCGGCCGCACACAGCGAAGTCGAGCCATTGACGCCGGCGGAAACTAACGAGAAGGTTGGCATTGACAATGTGGCCAAAACGATCGACGAGTAG
- the LOC120774973 gene encoding peptide transporter family 1-like isoform X2 yields the protein MIRRYFMGSFKKSAMETDLLRCAYMRVPRNRTIYVFDDKCLSCGTYVHKKENKPNNGVAQGTEPEITGNGKSANDDIHEPTAIADKSLDTPIVPIFGATAKDKNGAVEDSSIEPLSNVSEAEGQVKKLPYPKSVFFIISNEFCERFNYYGMRTILVLYLSRQLGYDDDTATVIFHIFTMFVYFLCVFGAIVSDSWLGKFKTIFYLSLVYVAGSVLVALGAVPPLNLPDTEFTMIGLSLIALGSGGIKPCVSAFGGDQFKIPEQVKQMTTFFSLFYFSINAGSLISTTVTPILREDVHCFGEKECYSLAFGVPAILMAVSIIVFVLGRPLYKSKPPAGNMVVLVSKTIGNAIATKWREKKTNPREHWLDYADKKYDRQLIEDVKVLMRVLVLYLPLPIFWALFDQQGSRWTIQATRMDGDMGSWNIKPDQMQMINPFLILAFIPLYELAFYPLLAFVGIRRPLQKLTLGGIFAGIAFVVSGLVELSLEDTYPILPTAGNAQLRVYNGENCDYAITSNLTGLNFDIASLDMFVNRSINIDSTNHLYVEFEFTEKAGLNCFEFPKQTFVFDTTTAHYLFLNSKNTTHPLIWGQDTISKPSRGYPFVRTLANVQAGRQIEWRNKKGSIEHTEPANLRNETELKSGDYDVLVDNTLAATEYLSVGGRYTIIINEETTGVYRSNVIIVTEPNSMSIFWLIPQYVIMTLGEVMFSVTGLEFSYAQAPVTMKSVLQACWLLTVAFGNVIVVIIAELKLFDSQADEFFLFAGLMFVDMIIFMFVAYRYKPNNPAAHSEVEPLTPAETNEKVGIDNVAKTIDE from the exons ATGATAAGACGATATTTTATGGGTTCATTTAAAAAGTCGGCCATGGAAACGGACTTGTTGCGCTGTGCATACATGAGGGTGCCGCGGAATCGGACTATCTACGTTTTCGATGACAAGTGCTTGTCGTGCGGTACCTATGTTCATAAAAAGG aAAATAAGCCTAATAATGGCGTTGCACAAGGCACTGAACCAGAAATAACTGGAAATGGCAAATCGGCGAACGATGATATTCATGAGCCTACAGCAATTGCCGATAAATCACTGGATACTCCGATTGTACCTATATTCGGCGCAACAGCGAAGGATAAAAATGGTGCGGTGGAGGATAGCAGCATCGAACCTCTTTCCAATGTTTCTGAAGCAGAGGGACAAGTTAAG aAACTACCATATCCGAAATCAGTATTCTTTATCATCAGTAATGAGTTCTGCGAACGCTTCAACTATTATGGCATGCGAA CAATTCTTGTTTTGTACCTGAGTCGGCAACTAGGTTATGACGATGACACCGCTACCGTTATATTCCACATCTTCACTATGTTTGTGTATTTCTTATGCGTCTTTGGTGCTATAGTTTCGGACAGTTGGCTTGGCAAATTCAAAACGATCTTCTATCTCTCGCTCGTCTATGTTGCTGGTTCAGTGTTGGTTGCTCTTGGTGCAGTGCCACCATTGAATTTGCCTGATACGGAATTTACCATGATCGGTTTGTCATTAATAGCTTTGGGTTCGGGCGGCATAAAACCGTGCGTCTCTGCATTTGGTGGCGATCAGTTTAAGATTCCCGAACAAGTGAAGCAAATGACCACCTTCTTCTCACTCTTCTACTTTTCGATCAATGCTGGTTCATTGATTTCGACTACAGTAACACCAATTTTACGCGAGGATGTGCACTGCTTTGGCGAAAAAGAGTGTTATTCATTGGCCTTTGGCGTACCGGCTATTCTTATGGCAGTTTCGATAA TTGTCTTCGTGTTGGGTCGTCCACTTTACAAGAGCAAACCGCCGGCAGGAAATATGGTCGTGTTAGTCAGCAAAACCATTGGT AACGCAATTGCTACTAAATGGCGTGAGAAGAAGACCAATCCTCGCGAACACTGGTTGGACTATGCCGATAAGAAATATGACCGTCAATTGATCGAAGATGTCAAAGTGTTGATGCGTGTGCTTGTACTCTATTTGCCTTTGCCCATTTTTTGGGCGCTCTTCGACCAGCAGGGTTCACGTTGGACTATTCAGGCAACGCGTATGGATGGCGACATGGGCTCGTGGAATATCAAACCAGATCAAATGCAAATGATAAATCCTTTCTTAATTCTGGCCTTCATTCCTCTTTACGAACTCGCCTTCTATCCTCTGCTTGCTTTCGTCGGCATTCGTCGTCCATTGCAAAAGTTAACATTGGGAGGAATTTTTGCGGGCATAGCTTTCGTTGTTTCCGGTCTCGTGGAGCTAAGCCTGGAG GACACCTATCCAATTCTGCCAACAGCTGGAAATGCGCAACTTCGTGTCTACAATGGCGAAAACTGTGACTATGCCATCACCTCTAATTTGACCGGTTTAAACTTCGACATTGCTTCGCTCGATATGTTTGTGAACCGCAGCATCAATATTGACTCAACGAATCATCTGTATGTCGAATTTGAGTTCACCGAGAAAGCCGGTCTAAACTGCTTTGAATTTCCAAAGCAGACCTTTGTTTTCgatacaacaacagcacattatttgtttttgaactCGAAAAACACCACACATCCGTTAATATGGGGGCAAGACACGATAAGCAAACCCAGTCGCGGTTATCCGTTTGTACGTACTTTGGCGAACGTTCAGGCAGGTCGACAAATTGAGTGGAGGAATAAGAAAGGCTCCATCGAGCACACAGAACCCGCCAATTTGCGCAACGAAACCGAGCTAAAATCTGGCGATTATGATGTTTTGGTCGATAACACGCTAGCTGCCACGGAGTATCTCAGTGTTGGTGGCAGATACACAATCATAATAAATGAAGAAACAACTGGTGTTTATAGAAGTAATGTCATTATTGTAACGGAACCAAATTCGATGTCCATTTTCTGGTTAATTCCGCAATACGTAATTATGACACTCGGTGAGGTTATGTTTTCGGTGACTGGTCTTGAGTTTTCATACGCGCAAGCGCCGGTAACAATGAAATCGGTACTGCAAGCCTGTTGGCTACTTACAGTTGCATTCGGTAATGTGATCGTCGTGATTATTGCCGAATTGAAACTCTTCGATTCACAAGCCGACGAGTTCTTCCTCTTCGCTGGCCTTATGTTTGTCGATATGATCATCTTTATGTTTGTTGCCTACCGGTACAAGCCAAATAATCCGGCCGCACACAGCGAAGTCGAGCCATTGACGCCGGCGGAAACTAACGAGAAGGTTGGCATTGACAATGTGGCCAAAACGATCGACGAGTAG
- the LOC120774085 gene encoding peptide transporter family 1-like gives MLGAGDSWNFLSGRFKYNKPINGVAHGTEPKRTANGESAADEIHELTTTVDKSLENSIEPNIGLGDKNKDGAEHDGSIEPVSNVSEAEGQTKKLLFPKSIFFIISYEFCRGFHYYGMRTILVLYLSRQLDYDDDTTTVIFHVYAMLGYFLCVFGAIISDSWLGKFKTILYLSFVYVAGSALVTLGAVPPLNLPATTFTMVGLGLMSLGSGLVKPSISAFGGDQFKLPEQVKQMTTFFSMYYFVVNAGSLISITATPILRDDVHCFGEKDCYSLAFGLPALFVVVSIVVFALGRPLYKNKPPAGNMVVLVSKTIGNAIATKWSEKKTNPREHWLDYADKKYDHQLIEDVKVLMRVLVLYLPLPVFWALFDQQGSRWTIQATRMDGDMGSWNIKPDQMQLINPLLILVFIPLYELAFYPLLAFVGIRRPLQKLTLGGIFAGIAFVVSGLVELSLEDTYPILPTAGNAQLRVYNGENCDYAITSNLTGLNFDIASLDMFVNRSINIDSTNHLYVEFEFTEKAGLNCFEFPKQTFVFDTTTAHYLFLNSKNNTHPLIWGQDTISKPSRGYPFVRTLANVQAGRQIEWRNKKGSIEHTEPANLRNETELKSGDYDVLVDNTLAATEYLSVGGRYTIIINEETTGVYKSNVVIVTEPNSMSIFWLIPQYVIMTLAEVMFSVTGLEFSYAQAPVSMKSVLQACWLLTVAFGNVIVVIIAELKLFDSQADEFFLFAGIMFIDMIIFMFVAYRYKPNNPAAHSEVEPLTPAETNEKVGIDNVAKTIDE, from the exons ATAATAAGCCTATTAATGGCGTTGCCCACGGCACAGAACCTAAAAGAACTGCAAATGGAGAATCGGCGGCCGATGAAATTCATGAGCTTACGACAACTGTCGATAAATCACTGGAGAATTCGATTGAACCTAACATTGGCCTAGGTGATAAGAATAAAGATGGTGCGGAGCATGACGGTAGCATCGAACCTGTTTCCAATGTTTCTGAAGCAGAGGGACAAACGAAG aaactACTTTTTCCGAAATCAATATTCTTTATCATCAGCTATGAGTTTTGCAGAGGTTTTCACTACTATGGCATGCGAA CCATTCTGGTGCTGTACCTGAGTCGGCAGCTTGATTATGATGATGACACCACTACAGTTATATTCCATGTCTACGCTATGCTTGGATACTTCCTGTGCGTATTTGGTGCTATTATCTCAGATAGTTGGCTTGGAAAATTCAAAACGATCTTATATCTCTCGTTCGTTTATGTTGCTGGCTCAGCGTTGGTTACACTTGGTGCGGTGCCACCGTTGAATTTGCCTGCTACGACATTTACCATGGTCGGCTTGGGATTAATGTCTTTGGGTTCGGGTCTTGTAAAACCATCCATCTCCGCTTTTGGTGGGGATCAGTTTAAATTACCTGAGCAAGTGAAGCAAATGACCACCTTTTTCTCAATGTACTACTTTGTGGTCAATGCTGGTTCATTGATTTCGATTACAGCAACACCAATATTACGCGATGATGTGCACTGTTTCGGCGAAAAGGACTGTTATTCACTGGCTTTTGGCTTACCAGCTTTGTTCGTAGTTGTCTCCATAG TTGTCTTTGCGTTGGGTCGTCCACTTTACAAGAACAAACCGCCGGCGGGAAATATGGTCGTATTAGTCAGCAAAACCATTGGT AACGCAATTGCTACCAAATGGAGTGAGAAGAAGACCAATCCTCGCGAACACTGGCTGGACTATGCCGATAAGAAATATGATCATCAATTGATCGAAGATGTCAAAGTGTTGATGCGTGTGCTTGTACTCTATTTGCCCTTACCCGTTTTTTGGGCGCTCTTCGACCAGCAGGGTTCACGTTGGACTATTCAGGCAACGCGTATGGATGGCGACATGGGCTCGTGGAATATCAAACCAGATCAAATGCAACTGATAAATCCTTTACTAATTCTGGTTTTCATTCCTCTTTATGAACTCGCCTTCTATCCTCTGCTTGCTTTCGTCGGCATTCGTCGTCCATTGCAAAAGTTAACATTGGGTGGCATTTTTGCGGGCATAGCTTTCGTTGTTTCCGGTCTTGTGGAGCTAAGCCTGGAG GACACCTATCCAATTCTGCCAACAGCTGGAAATGCGCAACTTCGTGTCTACAATGGCGAAAACTGTGACTATGCCATCACCTCTAATTTGACCGGTTTAAACTTCGACATTGCTTCGCTCGATATGTTTGTGAACCGCAGCATCAATATTGACTCAACGAATCATCTGTATGTCGAATTTGAGTTCACCGAGAAAGCCGGTCTAAACTGCTTTGAATTTCCAAAGCAGACCTTTGTTTTCgatacaacaacagcacattatttgtttttgaattcgAAAAACAACACACATCCGTTAATATGGGGGCAAGACACGATAAGCAAACCCAGTCGCGGTTATCCGTTTGTACGTACTTTGGCGAACGTTCAGGCAGGTCGACAAATTGAGTGGAGGAATAAGAAAGGCTCCATCGAGCACACAGAACCCGCCAATTTGCGCAACGAAACCGAGCTAAAGTCTGGCGATTATGATGTTTTGGTCGATAACACGCTAGCTGCCACGGAGTATCTCAGTGTTGGTGGCAGATACACAATCATAATAAATGAAGAAACAACTGGTGTTTATAAAAGTAATGTTGTAATTGTAACGGAACCAAATTCGATGTCCATTTTTTGGTTAATTCCGCAATACGTAATTATGACACTCGCCGAGGTTATGTTCTCCGTAACTGGCCTAGAGTTTTCATACGCGCAAGCCCCAGTGTCGATGAAGTCGGTACTGCAAGCCTGTTGGCTACTTACAGTTGCATTCGGTAATGTGATCGTCGTGATTATTGCCGAATTGAAACTTTTCGATTCACAAGCCGACGAGTTCTTCCTCTTCGCTGGTATTATGTTTATCGATATGATCATCTTCATGTTCGTTGCCTACCGGTACAAGCCAAATAATCCGGCCGCACACAGCGAAGTCGAGCCATTGACGCCGGCGGAAACTAACGAGAAGGTTGGCATTGACAATGTGGCCAAAACGATCGACGAGTAG